One stretch of Spirochaeta lutea DNA includes these proteins:
- a CDS encoding chitobiase/beta-hexosaminidase C-terminal domain-containing protein: protein MVRKFTTFYVGIVSLLVVTSFPGFTQEADSAISPPPGLYNKPIILQASDHTDELLLQFLPESGGTGIPLQLREPLPLTSLPGERREYIFTVIRYRDGTFTESGPLTYIIDMERPRIPVFSQPPGIYNSAQRIQLSGSNATDTYWYRINNSEPKVYDEFIPLAGSPGERRQFTMEVWAVDEAENKSPVQTGRFIIDRTAERGEPSLQILSPVPGTFINPQALYIKASGMNSIRYTVNGTDPKVFGEVYQGITTVSGDVSLRVWSIDGNGKEYHANVELTTGTTPYGEIAQGFTGNSLEIPVLYSDMTYVAEERSPGIFDLPFNRPLRIRPQDGSLRALTLRIHKPDRGEYRLFFLLDGFPPPDFTAQVLRRDSGYNPVYRNIDTDDPVYTSDILVGSGHEQHRLQIATESSEGPWRTVKNLLVSELTFSRENTIWLRTQNPAGKTSPVQSYSVVQPSNLEQPIESLVEVEDNIIRFNPPAEGILVSINDHHPVLLEEAVEVSLPRELSETMKFAFFTPSSGSLPPQKIGSSTIQFYAPVPRGPEIEIRDDTLVVKPGDADSKLQYRINASDPQAPSIQPQFIEYLQPVELEGRDGVNLVYWIEAREQLGEDDWSIPTSREHVIHMVPPKKPVLTGLLDDQIFTQEQITLPLGFIEKAVKYNYALLNIDTEDLETGTFEDGELQLSFGLEESRYTLELWAESQYDPSLESERMRYSFSVDTVVPLAPTIFTDPENEVTGNSVTLSVTHDNGETALVYLTINGSEPSIYTSPLTLRGSPGLVQDFEILAFTQDVAGNQSQPVKKVVTIDREPPGIPRVLVVDENESKFSQNGRIVTAKPVDIILEGEGTLYYQLSTNGSLPAIPSFDSPQYTGSIRLTGERGNVIEYRMLARGKDDVGNWGAVTEMVTVIIDQQIPEPPPEPVVVRDGNSGLISWDDFHDTIQYRFSNQMDFQLYTRPISWTIEPGVDTLRFFYRSIDEAGNLSDVSTLQIDEKNTAPRPIVLLEDQDKISTTVPEITLQPTIENATIRYELYFSDSPVPDVTNRSPVWDGSLDLNHTPGETLEYRIVFRQFAPGIEPSEPVYESFIIDTTPPLPPETEDEQFRYIFYNEGTLLLSTQAPTDTIFLKITKKAFEPHEIPGFTVPTSIGSVQPLANYTEHNGRIRLPGEAGFVTLYQVEAVAQDEAGNISSRSRRFEVIVDRASIYLSNHNDLRNPRAPIGTRENPARSITEAKELLYQKNRNRLYLTEGTYLLGEGIENISGLIIRGGLDRNWQPSTNETVLALDANFPDETVFDFTAGNTTYLHNLFITDQRGVTEQLLRVNPGASIVLDTLSLVVTGKTQVLSAYSASNTLVERTHIIANESTVRQLIHSDNASELSLNEILIEYTRTPAFLRNNRNENTGSALTRYSLHSLDTKLAISNSEIHGPSGSLTSVIFAKDSDLTISNSSIFVGQANDLGIGVHSIGGAFTAKNSIFYGDLMTPSTALVRLEEGVFDSQSNSWHPSGQRSASGMITRLSEITSVGDTIVANSAEDFITVFNFQNSSAVIEDLTSIEAWNTAELILNTIDRSRVHWINGDLDLTNTGSTLGFQIQNARDVVVENMIMGAGGNSLVFYLADTDTKLNVRNNIFEGWNTLLLQNEPGWRTSLDAQTRIIDIPALEAGSIEGQIFSGNQIRQGL from the coding sequence ATGGTCAGGAAATTTACTACTTTCTACGTTGGAATTGTCTCACTCTTGGTAGTTACTTCATTTCCAGGCTTTACCCAGGAAGCGGACTCTGCAATCAGTCCGCCTCCCGGCTTGTATAATAAACCCATCATCCTACAAGCATCCGACCATACCGATGAGTTGCTTCTTCAGTTCCTTCCGGAAAGCGGCGGGACGGGGATTCCCCTCCAATTGCGAGAACCCCTGCCTCTGACTTCCCTCCCTGGAGAGCGTAGAGAATACATATTCACCGTTATACGATATCGGGATGGCACGTTTACAGAGTCAGGCCCTCTAACCTATATCATTGATATGGAACGGCCAAGGATCCCAGTTTTTAGTCAGCCACCCGGAATATACAATTCTGCCCAGAGAATTCAGCTATCCGGTAGCAATGCAACGGATACCTACTGGTATAGGATCAATAATTCAGAACCCAAGGTATATGATGAGTTCATACCCCTAGCCGGTAGTCCTGGTGAAAGAAGACAGTTCACCATGGAGGTGTGGGCTGTGGATGAGGCTGAGAACAAGAGCCCCGTACAAACCGGAAGGTTTATTATCGATCGTACGGCGGAACGGGGAGAGCCTTCCCTACAGATATTGTCACCGGTGCCTGGAACCTTCATAAATCCACAGGCCCTATATATTAAAGCCTCTGGGATGAACTCCATTCGCTATACGGTAAATGGTACTGATCCTAAGGTTTTTGGTGAGGTGTACCAGGGAATTACCACCGTATCCGGAGATGTTTCGTTACGTGTCTGGTCCATTGATGGCAATGGAAAAGAATACCATGCAAATGTAGAACTCACTACTGGAACAACACCCTATGGAGAGATTGCCCAGGGCTTCACAGGAAACAGCCTAGAAATCCCCGTGTTGTACAGTGATATGACCTACGTCGCCGAAGAACGTAGCCCTGGAATATTTGACCTGCCTTTCAACCGGCCACTTAGAATTCGTCCCCAGGACGGATCTCTCCGTGCATTAACCCTACGGATTCATAAACCGGATAGGGGAGAATACCGGTTATTCTTCTTACTCGATGGATTTCCTCCACCAGATTTCACTGCTCAGGTATTAAGGCGTGATTCAGGGTACAATCCTGTTTACCGAAACATTGATACTGATGATCCAGTATACACCTCGGATATCCTGGTCGGGAGTGGACATGAGCAGCATAGGCTGCAAATCGCTACCGAATCCTCAGAAGGGCCATGGCGTACTGTTAAGAACCTCCTGGTTTCTGAGTTGACGTTCTCAAGAGAGAACACCATATGGCTACGTACGCAAAACCCGGCAGGGAAAACGAGCCCTGTCCAATCCTATTCTGTTGTGCAACCCTCGAACCTTGAGCAACCAATCGAATCATTGGTAGAGGTTGAGGACAATATAATCAGGTTCAACCCACCAGCCGAAGGAATCTTGGTTTCTATTAATGATCATCATCCTGTACTGTTAGAGGAGGCGGTAGAGGTATCACTCCCCAGAGAACTCTCTGAAACCATGAAATTCGCCTTTTTTACACCATCATCAGGATCATTGCCGCCTCAAAAAATAGGCAGCTCAACAATTCAATTCTATGCTCCAGTTCCCCGTGGACCAGAAATCGAGATTCGTGATGATACCCTTGTAGTCAAACCCGGCGATGCAGATAGTAAACTCCAGTACAGAATCAATGCCTCAGATCCACAGGCCCCCTCCATACAACCCCAGTTTATCGAGTATCTTCAACCAGTTGAACTTGAGGGCCGGGACGGGGTTAATCTGGTGTATTGGATCGAAGCTCGGGAGCAGCTTGGGGAGGATGATTGGTCCATCCCAACCAGTCGTGAGCATGTTATCCACATGGTACCGCCAAAAAAACCGGTTCTCACAGGACTCCTAGATGATCAGATCTTCACACAGGAGCAGATTACTCTACCCCTCGGGTTCATAGAAAAAGCAGTGAAGTATAATTATGCCCTTCTCAACATAGATACCGAGGATCTTGAAACGGGAACGTTTGAGGATGGCGAATTACAGCTATCCTTTGGGTTGGAAGAATCCCGGTACACCCTAGAACTCTGGGCGGAATCACAGTATGACCCGAGCCTAGAATCCGAGCGTATGAGATACAGCTTCTCGGTAGATACTGTTGTTCCCTTGGCGCCTACAATTTTTACGGACCCCGAAAATGAAGTTACCGGTAATTCAGTAACCCTGTCTGTCACCCATGATAATGGTGAAACGGCATTGGTGTACCTCACTATCAACGGATCTGAACCAAGCATTTATACCTCACCACTTACCCTTCGAGGATCTCCTGGACTCGTACAGGATTTTGAGATTCTCGCGTTTACCCAGGATGTGGCGGGCAATCAATCTCAGCCGGTGAAAAAGGTTGTAACCATTGATCGGGAGCCACCTGGAATACCCCGGGTACTGGTTGTGGATGAAAATGAATCCAAGTTCTCACAAAATGGTAGAATTGTTACTGCTAAGCCGGTCGATATCATCTTAGAAGGCGAGGGCACGCTGTATTACCAATTAAGCACAAACGGTTCTTTACCCGCCATTCCGTCCTTTGATTCTCCTCAGTACACCGGTAGTATCCGCCTAACCGGTGAGCGTGGGAACGTTATCGAGTACCGTATGTTAGCCCGGGGAAAGGATGATGTGGGAAACTGGGGGGCGGTTACAGAGATGGTCACCGTCATCATCGATCAGCAAATCCCCGAGCCACCTCCTGAGCCGGTAGTCGTTCGTGATGGAAATTCCGGACTTATTAGCTGGGATGACTTTCATGATACAATACAATATAGATTTTCCAACCAAATGGATTTCCAGCTCTATACTAGGCCGATTTCCTGGACCATAGAACCCGGTGTAGATACCTTGAGATTTTTTTACAGGAGTATCGATGAGGCAGGCAATCTAAGCGACGTATCCACCCTCCAAATAGATGAAAAAAATACAGCGCCAAGGCCAATCGTACTCCTCGAAGACCAGGATAAAATCTCTACCACCGTACCGGAGATCACCCTCCAACCAACCATAGAAAATGCCACCATCCGGTATGAACTATATTTCAGCGATTCCCCTGTGCCCGATGTTACAAACCGATCCCCGGTATGGGATGGATCCCTTGATCTGAACCACACCCCCGGGGAAACACTGGAGTATCGGATTGTCTTTCGTCAATTCGCCCCGGGAATTGAGCCCTCTGAACCTGTGTATGAATCCTTTATCATAGACACGACCCCCCCCTTACCTCCAGAAACCGAGGATGAACAATTCAGGTATATTTTTTACAATGAGGGAACACTTTTACTGTCCACACAGGCGCCAACTGATACGATATTCTTGAAAATCACCAAGAAAGCCTTTGAACCCCATGAGATTCCCGGCTTCACCGTCCCCACTAGTATCGGTTCGGTTCAACCCCTTGCCAATTACACCGAACATAATGGGAGAATACGCCTACCCGGTGAAGCAGGATTCGTTACGTTATATCAAGTAGAAGCCGTTGCTCAGGATGAAGCTGGTAATATCAGTTCGCGATCTCGTCGTTTTGAAGTAATTGTTGATCGCGCTTCAATTTACCTGTCCAACCATAATGACCTCCGTAATCCTCGTGCCCCGATTGGAACCCGTGAGAATCCTGCACGGTCTATTACCGAAGCGAAAGAATTGTTGTACCAGAAGAATAGGAATCGGTTGTACCTTACCGAAGGCACCTACCTTCTGGGTGAGGGTATAGAAAACATCTCCGGCCTAATTATTCGGGGGGGACTCGATAGGAATTGGCAGCCCAGTACAAATGAAACCGTCTTAGCCCTGGATGCCAATTTTCCCGATGAGACCGTGTTTGATTTCACTGCAGGGAATACCACCTACCTCCACAATCTTTTCATCACAGATCAACGAGGGGTAACCGAACAACTTCTTCGGGTGAATCCCGGAGCTTCTATTGTGCTTGATACGCTCAGTTTGGTGGTTACCGGAAAGACGCAAGTACTCTCTGCATATTCAGCAAGCAATACTCTAGTTGAACGGACTCACATCATTGCTAATGAAAGTACTGTTAGGCAGCTTATCCACAGTGATAATGCATCTGAACTGTCTTTGAATGAAATTCTCATAGAGTATACGAGGACTCCTGCATTCTTACGTAACAATCGTAATGAGAATACTGGCTCTGCTCTGACTCGATATAGTCTCCATTCTCTAGACACCAAACTTGCAATCTCTAATTCAGAGATCCATGGACCGTCTGGTTCCTTAACCAGTGTAATCTTCGCAAAGGACTCTGATCTTACGATTAGCAATTCCTCCATCTTCGTAGGTCAGGCAAATGATTTGGGGATAGGCGTTCATAGCATTGGCGGGGCTTTTACCGCTAAAAATTCGATATTTTATGGTGATTTGATGACCCCTTCAACCGCCCTTGTCCGGCTTGAAGAGGGAGTATTCGACTCTCAATCCAACTCCTGGCATCCCAGCGGTCAACGATCCGCATCTGGAATGATTACCCGACTATCAGAAATCACCTCGGTCGGTGATACCATCGTCGCTAACTCCGCAGAGGATTTCATTACCGTTTTTAACTTTCAAAATTCTTCAGCCGTTATCGAGGACTTAACCAGCATTGAAGCGTGGAACACGGCTGAACTCATCCTGAATACCATTGACAGGTCTAGGGTTCATTGGATTAACGGCGATCTTGACCTCACGAATACCGGTTCAACCCTGGGGTTTCAGATTCAAAACGCCCGTGATGTGGTTGTAGAGAATATGATCATGGGAGCCGGGGGCAACAGTCTGGTATTCTACCTGGCTGATACAGACACAAAACTAAACGTTCGGAACAACATTTTTGAGGGATGGAACACCTTATTACTACAAAACGAACCCGGCTGGCGAACAAGTCTTGACGCCCAAACACGTATTATTGATATTCCAGCATTGGAAGCAGGAAGCATCGAGGGGCAAATATTCTCAGGAAATCAGATAAGACAGGGACTGTAG
- a CDS encoding phosphoribosyltransferase: MSKEFLSYQQVRNNSLKLAHRMHTDGFTPDVIYVSLRGGAYVGNVISEYFKVVRPEGQRPVFYAALVAHSYSGVKEQYKIRVDGWTYSPEHLRQGDKILLIDDIFDSGRTINHLVEVLLEKGVPRRDIKIAVHDYKVRTYLSNQLPIQPDYFCRKHLVSSPTEDNWIHYLSHELVGLTDEEIEHNYADDQEVVALLKQLRDY; the protein is encoded by the coding sequence ATGTCAAAAGAATTTTTATCGTATCAGCAAGTGAGAAATAACTCTCTAAAGCTTGCCCATCGAATGCACACCGATGGCTTCACACCGGATGTAATCTATGTGAGCTTACGCGGGGGAGCCTACGTGGGCAATGTCATAAGCGAGTATTTTAAGGTGGTCCGACCTGAAGGGCAGCGTCCTGTTTTTTATGCTGCCCTGGTTGCCCATAGTTATTCAGGTGTAAAAGAACAGTATAAAATACGTGTAGACGGTTGGACCTACTCACCGGAGCATCTTCGCCAGGGGGATAAGATTCTTCTCATTGATGATATATTCGACTCCGGCAGGACGATAAACCACCTGGTAGAGGTGTTGTTGGAGAAGGGTGTGCCTCGTCGTGATATTAAGATTGCGGTACACGACTATAAGGTTCGTACCTATCTATCAAATCAACTCCCTATCCAACCGGATTATTTTTGTCGCAAACACCTTGTCAGCTCTCCGACGGAGGACAATTGGATTCATTATCTTAGCCATGAACTAGTTGGCTTAACGGACGAAGAAATAGAACATAATTATGCAGATGACCAGGAAGTTGTGGCATTGCTAAAACAGCTCCGAGACTATTAA
- a CDS encoding Do family serine endopeptidase: MFRPRTRFFTITVILLSILVFGCNSPKTSIIQDSQSQPAPSIPSVQSLEELQNSFREVVQNTLSAVVRIDVVEVTTQTLPQDQSNPFFDFFFGNPDGGDSPQEFRNQGLGSGVIVGRNGQEVFVLTNAHVIGEAEEILVTLDDERQYTAELVGKDTRKDLALVSFTTDEQDISVATLGDSSSLQVGDWVLAMGSPFGFQSTVTAGIVSALHRTGGPAGNISDFIQTDAAINRGNSGGALVNLNGEVVGINTWITTQTGGSVGLGFAIPINNAKKAIDDFINNGEVRYGWIGVSISSITSEIQEGLELPTNRGALVNSVYRTSPAGRAAIMPGDFIVGVNNWDIKSSDELVLRVGDLPVDETAKFKIIRNGEERILDVRITTRESEEEIAGQSRDLWPGFSVYPLTDDVKRNAELGDSIQGVIVNSIIRRSPGAIAGIQSGDVINQVNGQQVASLKDFYTALNSRQDGEIDFQFYRDGVELKVSIIY; this comes from the coding sequence ATGTTTCGTCCAAGAACTAGGTTTTTTACTATTACGGTGATTCTACTGAGCATCCTTGTATTCGGATGTAACTCACCGAAGACAAGCATAATCCAAGATTCACAGAGCCAACCGGCCCCGAGCATCCCCTCTGTTCAGAGTCTTGAGGAACTGCAAAATTCGTTTAGAGAGGTAGTACAGAATACGCTCTCTGCCGTAGTACGGATTGATGTTGTGGAGGTTACAACCCAAACCCTCCCTCAGGATCAGTCGAATCCGTTTTTTGATTTTTTCTTTGGAAACCCCGACGGTGGGGACAGTCCACAAGAGTTTAGGAATCAGGGTTTAGGCTCAGGGGTAATCGTCGGAAGAAATGGTCAGGAGGTGTTTGTACTGACTAATGCCCATGTTATAGGGGAGGCAGAAGAAATCCTTGTCACCCTTGATGATGAGCGGCAGTACACCGCTGAATTAGTAGGTAAGGATACGAGGAAGGATCTGGCACTGGTATCCTTTACTACGGATGAACAGGACATATCGGTAGCTACTCTCGGCGATTCATCATCCCTCCAAGTGGGAGATTGGGTGCTTGCCATGGGGAGTCCGTTCGGTTTTCAATCCACCGTTACAGCCGGCATTGTGTCCGCCCTCCATCGTACGGGTGGTCCTGCTGGGAATATAAGCGACTTTATTCAGACCGACGCTGCGATTAATCGGGGTAACTCTGGGGGAGCCCTGGTAAATCTCAATGGTGAGGTTGTTGGAATTAACACGTGGATAACAACCCAAACGGGGGGAAGCGTTGGGTTGGGCTTTGCCATTCCAATCAATAATGCAAAAAAAGCAATAGATGATTTTATCAATAATGGTGAAGTCCGATACGGCTGGATAGGAGTTAGCATCTCTTCAATCACATCCGAGATTCAAGAGGGACTCGAACTGCCTACAAACCGTGGTGCATTGGTTAATTCTGTATACCGCACCTCACCGGCTGGTAGAGCTGCGATCATGCCCGGGGATTTCATCGTTGGTGTAAATAATTGGGATATCAAATCATCAGATGAGCTGGTTTTACGGGTGGGCGACCTTCCGGTTGATGAAACAGCCAAATTCAAGATCATCCGAAACGGAGAGGAGCGTATCCTTGATGTCAGAATTACTACTAGGGAGTCCGAGGAAGAGATCGCTGGCCAATCCAGAGACCTCTGGCCGGGTTTTTCCGTATATCCCCTTACCGATGATGTTAAACGTAATGCCGAACTCGGTGATTCAATCCAGGGGGTGATTGTAAATTCCATTATTCGCAGAAGCCCCGGAGCAATCGCCGGAATTCAAAGCGGTGATGTAATCAACCAAGTCAATGGACAGCAAGTTGCTTCCTTGAAAGACTTCTACACAGCCCTTAACTCTAGGCAAGATGGGGAAATTGACTTTCAATTTTATCGTGATGGCGTAGAATTGAAGGTAAGTATTATATATTAA
- the map gene encoding type I methionyl aminopeptidase, giving the protein MIIMKTPEQIEGIRTSCRLLTETFRVLRPHIKPGITPKKLDGIAYDFIVSHGGKPAFLGHHGFPGTLCTSVNEAVIHGIPDDRPLRDGDILSIDCGINLGGFFSDSAFTVPIGQVSPEISDLLTSTKESLFKGISQAMPGNRVKDISRAVYKHVHAKGYGVVRPYCGHGVGLYVHEDPQIPNYVGGGPNPRLKPGMVIAIEPMVNLGGDDVRVLPDDWTVVTRDGTPSAHFEHTVAILEDGPEILTSWE; this is encoded by the coding sequence ATGATTATTATGAAAACACCTGAGCAAATTGAAGGAATTCGTACTTCGTGCCGTTTGTTGACTGAAACCTTTAGGGTTCTACGGCCCCATATAAAACCGGGAATCACCCCCAAGAAATTGGACGGGATCGCCTATGACTTTATCGTCAGCCATGGCGGAAAGCCGGCATTTCTTGGACACCATGGATTTCCAGGGACATTATGTACCTCGGTCAATGAAGCGGTTATCCACGGTATACCCGATGACCGTCCTCTTCGTGATGGAGACATCCTCAGTATAGACTGTGGTATTAACCTGGGCGGGTTTTTTAGCGATTCGGCATTCACTGTACCAATCGGTCAGGTTTCCCCGGAGATTTCTGATTTGCTCACGAGTACCAAGGAGAGCCTGTTTAAGGGTATTTCCCAGGCAATGCCGGGCAACCGGGTAAAAGATATCTCCCGGGCAGTTTATAAGCATGTGCACGCCAAGGGATACGGGGTTGTCCGCCCCTACTGTGGACATGGGGTTGGATTGTATGTACACGAGGATCCACAGATTCCAAACTATGTTGGAGGAGGGCCGAATCCTCGCCTAAAACCAGGAATGGTGATTGCCATCGAACCAATGGTAAATCTTGGTGGTGATGATGTTCGGGTGTTACCCGATGACTGGACTGTTGTTACACGTGATGGTACACCATCTGCGCATTTTGAACATACCGTCGCGATACTGGAAGATGGTCCGGAAATTTTAACATCGTGGGAATAA
- the nusB gene encoding transcription antitermination factor NusB: protein MISRRKSRILAFQTLYEWEITRTSLDELLKFSWIEQREKYSDSDLFFPRLLVQGVLENMNAIDALISGQLDNWPFSRVNKVDLSILRLGVYELTFNQETPVSVAIDEAVEIAREYGVEESYRFVNGVLDGIAKKKKL, encoded by the coding sequence ATGATATCAAGAAGGAAGTCGCGCATTCTTGCTTTTCAGACCCTGTATGAATGGGAAATAACCCGTACCTCCTTGGACGAACTTCTCAAGTTCTCTTGGATCGAACAACGCGAGAAGTATTCGGATAGCGATTTATTCTTCCCCCGGTTATTGGTCCAAGGAGTACTTGAGAATATGAATGCAATAGATGCACTCATAAGCGGGCAGCTGGATAATTGGCCATTTTCCCGAGTGAATAAGGTCGATCTATCCATTCTCCGCCTGGGAGTGTATGAGCTGACGTTCAATCAAGAAACACCTGTCAGCGTCGCTATTGATGAAGCAGTTGAAATTGCCCGAGAGTATGGCGTTGAGGAATCGTATCGTTTTGTGAACGGGGTTCTGGACGGAATTGCTAAAAAGAAAAAACTGTAA
- a CDS encoding peptidyl-prolyl cis-trans isomerase yields MKNSKNLFIPFILATVVLPIFSQSLDKPLATVRLTSNTVITARQFESKVELLEQELGITLSGEQKTSLLNSEIDTELIMQAAEREGITAAQEEIQGAIQQQKAGIAGGQAISDTQFRQLIESQMGMSWADYTDRLKRRIIQEKFIAQRNQDFLSQVTNPTPSEIQSVYEDNAAEFVSPAYVRFDHLFIDTRSMNSQDKQQALSRMEDIYSEIRSSGNSAFNRYMQSSVDDPSLSGGDFGYLPKNEQSTTQVLGQAFINSAFALNQNEFSDVLTSNVGIHILRITDKRSPKLLTLNDPVVPGQNLTVRQQIIQYIRAQQQQQRLAEAIEKTTEELRNEADVRIFTQNLSW; encoded by the coding sequence GTGAAGAATTCTAAGAATCTGTTTATCCCCTTTATTTTGGCAACCGTGGTATTACCCATCTTTTCCCAAAGCCTTGATAAGCCGCTGGCAACGGTTAGGTTGACAAGCAATACGGTTATAACCGCAAGACAATTTGAGTCAAAGGTAGAGTTGTTAGAACAGGAACTTGGGATAACCCTCTCCGGGGAACAAAAAACTAGTCTGCTTAATAGCGAGATAGATACGGAATTAATCATGCAGGCAGCCGAACGTGAGGGTATTACTGCAGCACAGGAAGAGATTCAAGGTGCAATTCAGCAGCAGAAAGCAGGGATAGCCGGCGGGCAGGCAATCTCAGATACTCAGTTCAGGCAACTGATCGAATCACAAATGGGAATGTCTTGGGCTGATTATACAGACCGTCTGAAACGCCGAATCATACAAGAAAAATTTATCGCTCAAAGAAACCAGGACTTCCTCTCACAGGTTACCAATCCTACCCCCAGTGAAATTCAATCAGTGTATGAGGATAACGCCGCTGAGTTTGTGAGCCCCGCCTATGTTCGATTTGATCATTTGTTCATCGATACCCGGTCAATGAATTCCCAAGATAAACAACAGGCGCTTTCCCGAATGGAAGATATTTACAGTGAGATTAGAAGTAGCGGCAACTCTGCCTTTAACAGGTATATGCAAAGCTCCGTGGATGACCCGAGTTTATCAGGCGGTGATTTCGGGTATTTGCCTAAGAATGAGCAATCAACTACCCAGGTCCTCGGACAAGCCTTTATAAACTCAGCATTTGCGCTAAACCAAAATGAGTTCAGTGATGTTTTAACATCCAATGTGGGTATCCACATTCTACGGATTACGGATAAGCGGTCTCCGAAATTGCTTACTCTGAATGACCCGGTGGTACCCGGGCAGAATCTAACAGTACGACAACAGATCATCCAGTACATTCGTGCACAACAGCAACAGCAACGGTTGGCGGAGGCCATCGAAAAAACGACGGAAGAATTACGGAATGAGGCGGATGTACGCATCTTCACTCAAAACCTATCCTGGTAG
- a CDS encoding J domain-containing protein produces MVNYYELLEISSDATSDEIKRAFRRRAKHIHPDLGNNSEGALERMRDLLKAYEVLMDPYKREVYNTQHRAIFGVSNFDYREFLKERTQDHQSQSKLIFFDLLHHREQDALRLYETLVEQKNFDLSKHLDREDFMDCAFLLAEEFEQEENFESAFNLLKVIAEYELEKPYFKHFFEEVLVRLRNLINAVSGKLSFATQVDYIEELLSLGISPKENAFYLKKLSELYASEHDRSRAQYYLKEALKLDNSLSGIKKLKQSLGI; encoded by the coding sequence GTGGTTAATTACTATGAGCTTCTCGAGATTTCCTCCGATGCGACTAGTGACGAAATAAAACGCGCCTTTAGGCGTCGGGCTAAACACATTCACCCGGATTTAGGCAATAACTCCGAGGGTGCCCTAGAACGTATGCGGGATCTCTTGAAGGCTTATGAAGTTCTCATGGATCCCTACAAGCGGGAGGTGTATAACACCCAGCACCGTGCGATTTTCGGTGTTTCTAATTTTGATTACCGTGAATTTTTAAAGGAACGAACTCAGGATCATCAAAGTCAGTCCAAACTCATATTTTTTGATCTATTACACCACCGTGAGCAAGATGCTCTTCGCCTCTATGAAACCCTGGTGGAGCAAAAAAATTTTGATCTCTCCAAACATCTAGATCGTGAAGATTTTATGGACTGTGCCTTTCTCCTAGCTGAGGAATTTGAACAGGAAGAAAACTTTGAAAGTGCCTTTAATCTTCTCAAGGTGATCGCAGAATATGAGTTGGAGAAACCCTATTTTAAGCACTTTTTCGAAGAAGTGTTAGTCCGTCTGAGGAACCTGATAAATGCCGTATCAGGGAAACTTTCGTTCGCTACTCAGGTCGATTATATAGAAGAATTACTTAGCTTGGGTATTAGCCCAAAAGAAAATGCGTTTTATCTCAAAAAGTTATCAGAACTATACGCATCAGAACATGATAGATCACGGGCTCAGTACTATCTTAAAGAAGCATTAAAACTTGATAATTCCCTGAGCGGAATAAAAAAGTTAAAACAAAGCCTAGGAATTTAA
- the secG gene encoding preprotein translocase subunit SecG encodes MNYLILRKESMGILSILLLVIFALSAVLLVILVLVQDEQGEGLGGIFGGGGSGQIGNRKGNILTRATSILGFVFILSSLGLAWLNRTPDLGNVEAAARQQNAEQSVEWWNESQEAENSQGSAE; translated from the coding sequence ATGAATTATTTGATATTAAGGAAGGAATCAATGGGAATCTTATCCATCTTGCTGTTAGTAATTTTCGCCTTAAGCGCAGTGCTCTTGGTTATTCTTGTTCTGGTACAGGATGAACAAGGAGAAGGACTCGGCGGTATTTTTGGAGGTGGAGGTTCAGGACAAATCGGGAACCGGAAGGGAAATATTTTAACCCGAGCAACCTCCATTCTCGGGTTTGTTTTTATTCTTAGTTCGTTAGGACTGGCGTGGCTAAACAGGACACCTGATCTTGGGAATGTCGAAGCCGCAGCCCGTCAACAAAATGCTGAACAATCCGTTGAATGGTGGAATGAATCTCAGGAAGCTGAAAACTCTCAAGGCTCTGCCGAATAA